The window TTTATTTTATACTTCAGGTATATGAAGAAAAGGATTATCGAAGAGTTAGATTTGTTGGACGACAAAAGGAGGTAATTCATGCTACCTTTACTTGCGGGAGAGGGGGTggcttgtgggttttttataCCTGGTACTGATGTCCTCAACTTCATTGttattctaaaaaaacccaaacaaacaaaaaagaaaaaacataccaaccaaaccccaaaaacacaaccaaaaccaagcTGTTTTggatttcagtggttttttttccactgcagtgaagatttttcttttaagacagctTATAAGTAGCTTCTGTGTACCTCCCTGCTTTGGGCaaatttggaaaattaatttgcttctgCATAGTTAAAATCTTGATCTTGACTGAAATTGAGTTTTTAGTGAGACCACTTCATTTCCAGAGCCTGGGAAGCATTTGCTGAAACAGTGATGTAACAAATGAAACTAAAATTTAGAATATTCTGAAATAACGAAGCCTCAAAAGCAAAGTCTAGTAACACCAGCATCAGCCACATGAGCTACTGTGAAGTTATTTTGTGGGCCTGTTGCTGCTGCTTATCAATAGAGTGAGTACGTGAAATTGTAAGTCCTTTAGCACCGAGTTCTAACGATTgagcagcacagctccctgaGGGATCTGCTGCCCTTTGGGAGAGAAGTAGAGATTGTTTCAAGCTAACTTGTATTCCTCAGTGCCCGAGCGTCTGATTAGTGCCTTACTGTTAATGCTATAAACTTGTATGTATAGTTGAGGCATTAAATATAAGGCAGGGGGGATTTTTAATGTAGTGGCGTATAATTATTCCCTTTCTAAATTAATCTGAACTAATTATGCTGGTTTCTGAGTTTTCGTATTGGGTTTACCTCATTGTATCATGGATACAATTTAACTCGTGCTGTGTGGCAAAAATAGGGATTCTACATGGGAAATAGTTAAATGAAAATGTCACTTAAAATGCTGAAGTAATTTACTTCTGGGAGGACAGTGGCAAAGTAGGTTTCTCCCAAATGCAGTGCCTGTTTCTGTGCTACTTCTGTAGCTGTAGGAAACTCTCCTTGAGCCTAATTCTCTGTACGGCGCAGGTCGCTTTGTGCCTTTGCCAGCAGCTTATTTTGGACTCACTATTTGTGTAGTGAGGAACACCCAGGGTTTTCAGTTCAGCCCAGTTCTTCCTTCTCCAGCAAAAGCCAAGCTTTAAGTCTGCTGAGCAAGGTTTGATGCTAGGTTTTAATTGTGAAGTGGAAATGAAATTTACATGTTAAATACTGAAACCGTCCTCATCTGTGCTTATTAATGGGATCTCTCTCTAGGGGCTTTGCTGTTACCCTATGGATCCCCCAGCGTGTTTCATCTGCTGGTATTAAGGTTTCACAGCCGTCTCTGTAGTCCAAACGTTGTCGTGTTTCTGAAGCTAAAGCTAGCCTGCGGAGTTGGTAACTGTGCTTTCTCAGTTGGTTCTTCGCCTTTGGTGTGCTCTGGGTGGTCGAGCCTGGCTTGCGATCAGCCCAGTCCAgcctcagcagctttcttgtcTGGGGATGCAGTCTCTGGATGCAGGTGCCCTCAGTGAGGACGTCTGGGCCCGTGCCTGGGTGCCACATGTGGTCTCTCCAAGCGGTGGCCAGGCACAGGGCCATGGGCCCAGAGTTACCTCAGTATTGTCTCCTCAGTTCTACCAGCCTCATTGTTAATGAAATCCATGCGTGTTAGCTAAAATCGTTGATATCTGTACTGGATGTGCATAACTGGGAGATCAGTGCTCTCTGGCAAGGGCCTAAAGCAAGTAGCTGTGAGAAGACTTGAGTGTGGCAGCTGTGAAACTGCATCAGCTGCAGTCTGACTAGAGTTATCCTGCCCTTGTACAATCCTGAAGGTACTACAGGACCCTTTTTGACACCACCATTCTCGCTTTGGCTCTACCCTTTCTGTTGGGCTGGTgcagcagctgaagctgtgaGGGGAAGCTTACCCCAGAGCTGGTCCAGTTTAAATATGaactcctgcctctcctctggaTCTTTGTGCCTGGGTTTATTGCAGGTTTGGTTTTCTCTGTCAGCCTTGCAGACCATTTACTGGCACAGGCAAGTAGGTGGAAAGAAGCAGCAACGGGATTGCCAAACTGGTGCTATGGCCAGGAAGAAAAATTGCTCATTGAATTATGCATTGGGTGAGGAGCGTTTGGGTGTGCCTTCTTTGGGTGTGCgtatttgttgtggtttaaccccagctggcaactaggaccatgcagccgcttgctcactccccccatggcaggatggaggagagaagcagaagaataaaagtgagaaaagtcatgggttgaggtaaagacagtttaataagtaaagcaaaagccgcacactcaagcaaagcaaagcaaggaattcattcactgcttcccatcggcaggcaggtgttcagccatctccaggaaagcagggctccatcacgtgtaacagttacttgggaagacaaatgccgtaactcccctcttcctccttccctgagctgtgtatactgagcatgatgccatatggtatggaatatccctttggtcagttgagattagctgtcccggctgtgtttcctcccaactttttgtgcacccccagactacTCACCGGCAGGACagtgtgaggaacagaaaaggccttgattgcttGGCAACAACCAAAACGATCTGTGTCTTACCAAtgctattttcatcccaaatccaaaacatagcactacaccagctgctagtaagaaagtcagttctattccagctgaaaccatTTTATATTCTTGCATGTATAACATCAGCTTTGAAAAAGCCGGCCCCTCCTGGAGCGTGTTTTGTGGAGGGGTAGGGGTGTTTGCCTGCTCAGTGCTGGCTGGGAGTGGGTTGGAAGCAGCTGGGGTGGGTGAGGGAGGAAAGCGCTGCAGCTGGGTGCTCTGAGTCCTGATGAGGCACAAGTTGCTGTGTCGCAGGCCTGTCCAGAGGTGGGTACATTTGCCAGGCTGCGTAGACGTGCTCCAGGAAAAAGCCCTACTTGTCAAAGATATGCATGTTCAGGAAGTGTAGGCAAGATGGATTTACAGAGTGACATAGTGACGttagaggtttttcttttttctaatgcCTTTCTAACTGTTGATATGCACCACATTCATGTTATCCTGAGGTTCCTGTGCAGTGATAGAATAAGGTGCATGGTGAGAGGCTCTAAATTACCAGCAGTTTTTTTATCTCACTCCTGACCTTACTTGTCCCACCTTTATTTCTGAGTTTATCAGCAGTGAGTCTTTTGCAATTTTTATCATGTAGTCGCTAAAGCACAATACAGACGCCATGTCAATTAAATATCTTCTGTTCTTGGCTGCTTATTCCGGCTCACCGCTCTGCTGAATCTGCTGAGGTTACGTTGTAAACCTGAGCAGTGATGTGGCCTGTGTGTCAGGGGAAAGGGATCGCTTTTGCAGAATTTAACATCCTTAGTTCACTGATCTGGCTTATAGCATGCCTGAAGACTTGGTGAAGGAGGTGGGAGGAAACCCATGCAGGAACTTCTCAAGATGGCTGAAGTGGAACTGCTTGGGGAGGTGGTGAATAGGAATTGGTTTCTGTCTGAGTGGGAAAGGTAtctgaaagtttcctttttcttttacaggTGAACAAGAATTTTGCAATTGATTTGATAGCAGAGCAGCCTGTGAGTGCAGTTGAAAGCAGAGTGATATCATGCGATGGTGGTGGTGGAGCTTTGGGACATCCTAAAGTATACATAAACTTGGTAATGTGGTTGTTCTGCGTATAGCATGTTTTGCCTGTAAATTCTTGTTTGTAAGGTTATCTACTTTTTGGCATGTTAGTTTAACAAAGTAAAAGGAGTAACCACCAGAAAAGCTCATTTTATTTGATGCCTaatataaaattaagttttctacTCAGAAGAGTTAGAGGGCCTCCATTTGAAGTTacagaaatttctttttgaaatcttGATTTGTTTGATaggacagtaatttttttttggaaaaaaattaactgaagtaATATGTACAAGCAGTGCCTTGAGACCAAAAAATAACATGCTTGCCATGTTTTGAGACACTCTAATTATTTAAATGCCACCACGGAGACTGAGGATACATTTGCAGTATTCCTAGGAATATGTGGTTTATTTTGAATCTTATaagttcaaggaaaaaaagagggggggggggggaaccaacccaaaccagtctctttccttccaaaaagaCTCTTTCAGTCTTTGGGAATCTTGGTAGTACTGAAGATTGAATGTTTCAATCACGGTCAGAGAATCAGTGAAGAATAAAGGTCATCTTATCCTCCTGTTGACAGTAGTGATAGTTTCCAGTATATTCTTATTCTAGAGAGTGAAAATATTGAGGTTAGTGTCATATGACCTTGGTGGAATCAGTGATTACCTGTTGTTTAGGTGCTGTTCTCAGGCAGACCTTGACTGCAGATGTCTTAAAATTTTTGCTTGCTCACCTAAACTTTGACATTTGCTTAATGCCCAAAAGAATGGTGGGGGAGAGCTGGTGTCCTTTAGCGTCAGTGTTGTTATCACTCCTAATGTTAATCAACAGCATTTCTATTTTGAACAAAGTTAAGACCTTTTGTAATGATTCATTTTACATTATTCAAAGTCAAATGCTCAAAGTTTCTAATTCATAACACTCAGGAAGCTTGTGCTCTTCAGTCTTAAGTTAACTTGTGTAGCACGCTGCTGGTCGGTTGCATTTATGTTGATTCGTTTGACCTGTACCATGCTCTTCTTGAAGAACGCATTAGTTTTTGTGAATTTTGAGATCTTTTTGTGTTAGCAATCAAATGACAAAATGTCTGTGGTTTAGTTCTTGAAAGCTAATGTCTGCAAACAGAGAGAATGGTATTAGACCAGCTTGTTTCCTTTTGCCCTGGCAATTGAAATCCAGGCTTTTGGGGTGGAGGGTAGTCTGTCTTTTTCGCTTCTAATCCGTTATTAAGGAAGAGGAGCCATGAGTTTACTTTATTTAATGACTGTAAAGAGTTACGTTGCTAGATAACAGAAGATCCTTGAGTGTTTATCTAACCgtcttgtgttttgttgtgttagGAAGGACTTCAACAACAGCTCACAGTCACActtctaaatttaaatttaaaatctaaattaaaaaaaaaaatgtatcttttggagagaataacattttaaacagacttaattgctgcttttctccaaaacattttctttcagaatttctgCCAGCATTCTACTgaattttcctccttcctgcaaCTAACTCTGTCAGCTTACATTACTGTCCAAAATTCCTGTCTAGATGTAACGTGGAAAGGCCAAATTctattctgtattaaaataattacgAAATTATCTTctcaaaacactggaacagatatGACCAAACTGACCTAAGTTGTTCAGTTCAGTACCAGGATCCTTTATTGCTGAAGAGATATCACTTGGCTTGACTCTAAAATTATACTGTTGAGATTAGACCTGGTAGTTAAAaggctgggagaagggaggctGTGTAGGATACAGAAATCAAGCATGAACCTCATTCTGTTGTTCTTACTTCCAGTGTTTCAAATAAGATTAAATTCTGTACTTCAGCTATATTGATCTGTTTTAAGAGGGTGCgtgtaaataaaagaaaatttgtaatttctgaaagttttatAAAGTGAAATGAgcatttgttgtatttttatatatttttatatttttgcagGACAAAGATACAAAGACCGGAACGTGTGGCTACTGCGGACTTCAGTTTAAACAGAAACATCATTGAAAGATTAGCCTTGCGTGCTTGCAGATTTCTGTTCAGATGTTAATGTTTAACAATAAATAAACACTGTATTTAGACACCCAAGATTAGTACTTGTGTTTATCTTAATGTTTATCTTAACTATGGAAGGTCCAGTCTGTACCTTTTTAAAATCTAGCTTGTCGAGTATTTGAGAGATGAACGGTGTTACAATATCTGCTTTGTACTTAATTTGGTTTTCATCAAACGAATGTCCTGCCTAGTTTGGCAGACTTCTTACAGGCTTGTAAGTAGCCCTTGGCAGCAGCATAGGTTTGGTTTTTACTGGGTAGATTTGTATTCTTTTCAACACTGAATTGGATGTAAATGTTTACAGGGGGAGTAATTATCCTAGGTGTTTGTCTTTTGGCATTGTTTGATACTCTTCATTTGTTCATGGCCTAGTATCTATGGCTAGATTCACAAACAGAAGCACAAAGATGTTACGATATTCAGCATTACAACTCACCTGGAAGCAAGATTGTCATCCCTGAACTAAGGAGCTACAGTTGCTGCTTGTTTAAAAGAAACAGCCAGTGCCTTAGAATGGTAATCAGTGCGAGCTGGAGAGCTGCCTAAACTGGCACAAGTGAAAGGTGTGAAGGCATTTGTCCTACAGTTGAGAGGATCAGAATGTAAATACCTGATTCTCCTGGGGATTCACACCCttgaaagctctttaggaactgggTCTTGTCAAACTCAAAGTAGGGATTGCTCCATTACAGGTAGCAGCTTCTGCTCCTTTAATACAGACAATCTGACAATGAGAGCATCCACCTATGTGTAACGCTACCTAGGACGTGTGAGGCTGGTTGTAGGACTTATCTGCCTTCCTGCTTAATTTCACTTATGTAGCATTCCATCATATAAGGATAACTCTCAAACAGAGCGTGTGTCTGAAGAAGGAGGATCCGAGCTTTGGTCTGTGCTTCAGAGAGCATTTTAATCTGTCAGTgagtgacttttttctttttttttttttttttttttaaagctggtgATGGAACATGGTCCCAGGTAGCAATTGCTTCTTGGCCAAAGTTTAATGGGGCGTGATTCTAAACCTGCTGTTTATGTTGTTTCAGTTAAATTGATGTGGTGGTATCAAATTGAACCAAATTATGTGTTCCTACAGCTGCTTAACTTGCTTGTGTCAATTTATAGATGATGTTGAATCAACACAGGCTTAAAGCAAGGTCTGAACTATTCTGTTTATAGAAGTTGTTTGATTAGAGGTCGTACTGCAGTTACTCACATGTACACCCTTCTTTTTTCATTCATTCCACCTGTAAGGGCTtaacttctctttctgtctcttccccttcttccacCTTCCCTCTCTTATTCCCCTTTCCATTGCTGCTGGTTTCAGTGATCATCTGACTGGCCTTCACTTCATTCTTTGTCATGACTTAGATTTAAGAAGTAATATTAGAGCTATGCATTGTAAATTCAGCGTAGGTTACTGAGCACTGACTCTATAAAGCCAGGGTCTGACTGAGGGTAGATGGCTGTTACGATGGTTGTAGTTTTGTGATGTTAGTGCAGTGGCCAAGTTCAAGAAGACTTAGTGTATGTTGCATTTTGAGTAGAACCTGAGCACCTACAAAGATGGCAAAGGATCCTTTCATAAAACCCAGTAACTTGCATTCAGCCTATCTGACCTTATGCAAATGGTTTGTCAACTGAGCACGAATGTGGCATTATAAATAGTCTTCTGGTAATTCCATCTCATGCTCTAgatataaaataattacttgaaCTTGCAGTGTCTGTCTATAAGCATAAATTTGGTTCCTTTTTAGTCTGGCTCTCTACCAGTTCCTAGAGTGTCTTGGCTGGCACAGACCTCTCATGGTGCAATCATTGCTGCAAAGAGACCCAAAACAAGTATTCGTATGTTGTCCTCTCCTTGGGCCTTTGATTTTCTTATGAATAATATATCTGTTTAGATCACTGCTGCTCATAATAAATTAACAATGTTTAAATTGGCATGGCATCTGCTGAGGACCCAGACAAATCCCATCCCACTGGTCTCAACCATGGAATGCTGTTCTTGGACATTCTCCCTAAAGTACTTGTGATATGTGATGCTGTTGACACCAGCAAAACAAAGGAGGTCTCTACTTCGCCCTGGTGATCTCCATAGGAAAACTTCAGACTTTGCTTCTTATTGTTTCCTATGTGCTAAGTTTGTCTATCTAGGTGGGGATGGCTGTTTATATGAAGCTTTGCACTTTGAGCCACACCATCTTGCATACCTGTGGAAAGGCCAGCCTTGATCTTCaggaaaaagtgaggaaaagcagaaacttttACTGCGGTGGTGGCAAGTAGATACATGTGAAAACAGATCTATGAGGACAGACTAAAGCACATCAGTATCAAAGCAAGGATAGACTAAAACACATTGGTATCAAATCAGCATTACAGCTCTTAGGCAACAAATTCAGACTAGAAAGCGATATGGAATAAAACTTTCAGGCTTAAATTCTATCAGttactgttttgttctttgtagATAATTCACTCAGGCTGGAACTCTAGTCTCTTGCTCTGATTGCCAGAGTACAAACCATAGTTTATACTGTCACTATGGAAATACGAAGTATTCTACATTGATGTGTAGCTTGTCTTAGCAACTGTATCTTGCCGTTACCTACTAAAACCatataggtttttttctctttaccgTCACATTTATTAAGCTTTTCTTGGTAAAAATGCGCTATGTATTTAAacttccaaaacaaaaaagggcCATCCGTCCTTTTCCCCATATACTTGGTAGCTATATGTCCACTTCTTTCAGTCATGGAAGTTGCTCTTGTAACAGGCTTCTCCAAATCAGCAAATGTTATCCCTATACCCCTTTCTGACCTGCCAGTAACACTTGCACTTTTTATTTAATGCTGTTGCAAGTATCAGATAAAATGCAGCATACTGTAATAGCAATAGAAGCAATTGCAGAAGTTTGGTTCTGCAATATCCACGTTGTTGGTATTCTTTGGTGTGTTCCCTGCTGTCGGGTCTACATTGGTTTGAGAGGCACTTAGAATACTTCTGTGGTGGTCTCGGAGTATGTAGTCTAAATTTAAAGCCAGAAATTCTGAGGAGCACATCTGGCAATTCGGTCTTGCCCGTGGAACAGACTGATCAGGGAAAAAGGACCCTGTGTTCAGTTTGTTATAAAGTTCATGGCGTAAATTATAATGCGTCTTCCTCTCTGGAGGTCCATCAGGACTTGTGGAACTAGAGAGGAATAGCAGTTTCAGTTTTCATAATCAGAAGCAATACTGTAGTGCAAGAAAAGTAGAATTAAAAACATGATATGTATCATTGCTGTAAATGTCACTCTGATTTGGATGGTCATCCTTTCACATGCTTCTATTTTTGTCAAGCATTGTCCGGTGTTAGCAGCACAGGCAACAAGGTATGCCTTGAAGGCCTTTGCATGCCCAGGTAGTGACAGCTTTCACTCCAGGCTTTCCAGGTCCCAAACCATTTTCTACTGACTGATTGCAGTGGGGGGGGTTGCAAGTGGAACACGATTATCAATTTTTCCATGTGCAAAGCAGCTCATGGAGCTCAGGTGTTTGAGATATGGTGAATTTAACTGGCAGTtacaggaaatatattttctgctcCTGAAAGTTATGCAGTCATTATTGATTATTCCAGGTTTGCATGGCCATCCATCACCATCCAAAATCGCCCATGTTCAGGTGTCAAAAGCTGAGCTGACAAAGCAAAAATTGCCACGGGGAAGAACAGATTATGGAAGTGCAACAGAGGAAGCAGGAATGTAATCTGTGCAATATGGAAATGATGTGATGGAACACTGGGAATATTGCTTTAAAGCGCCTCCCTTTTTTTAAAGGGGCTGTTAGTTTCCCTTCGTGTGAAACAAATGCTGTGCGAATGTATGTAACTGCACTTATCCATACACCTTCTGCTGATACAACATCCTGCTTTAGAAAGTCCTCTCCATCAGCCTGCTGTGCACGCATTTTTATTGATGTCCTGGCAACTGTATGCCAGGACTGATGCTATCAACAGCACTTTGTAGTGGAGCTATCGTTTTAGTGAGCGCTAGAATTCAAGCAAGAAGTTCTCGTCCCTAAGCAGCGTGAATCCTGCTGAATTGAAAGTCAcgaaatgaaaatatatttaaacgcTACAGAATTTATAAAACTAGCTGCAGCTTTTTTAGGTATTTTCTCACCTTCTATTAATGTTTGGCTTGGGGTGTAGTTTctcctttaaattttttaaacttGCTTGCTGTTCTCATCCTTGTCCTCTTCcatgtttctgttgctttccccctGCAGTCCCTTTATTAAAGACTAGGTCTTTGAAAAAGCAATGCTTATCTTATAATAAAGCTGTCTCTTTGGAACAACCTCTAATGCTTGTTTCCTACTTCAATGCAAGAGTGCCTAACTCAAAAGCCTGTTCTTTCTGAAACTCTTGTCACTTGGTCTAAAGCATAAATTAAAGTGATCTAAGTAGGCAGTCATTTGGCTAGATTTTCTCTTAATGTTGTGTGGATCAAGAAATCTAGACTGCTTTCACTACAGTCATTAATAACTAAAACAAGATCTCTATTTTGGACTAATTACAAATGTAGGAGAAAGAGCTAAGGGGAAATTTGAGACTTTATAGTATAGCAACCTGGTAAAATATTGCATAAACTCTAATAGTCTTCACTTATGATTTGACTTAACAGCAAATCATTTCTGTTTgtgttaaatttatttaaatattaaagtcACTGACTTTCATTGTCATGAATACCTTTCTAAGACCGAAATTTGTTTCCTCTATTGGAGATACAAAGATGAGGGGAAAATCAGCGTAGAAGCCTGGTGTAGTATATTGGGACagaatgttttaatttgtttgcgttgggggttttttggttggtttttcttttttgttggttgtttttttctcccaaaagatGTAGTTAGAAACACACTCATGCTCTCACTCTAATTAAAGATTTTTCGGTCCATATATGTTCTACTAAACTTTGATTTGTTGTAGAAAGGAGTCCGTTTCCAGAAAATTTCAAGTAAGGGGGGGTCTTTGTTTCTAGGAAGGAATTGTTGATTaaggggaggagaaaagcacAAGATGCATTTTGTGCCTCCTCTCTAAATAGTCTGCAATTGGTAGCAGACCTATGATTTAGTACCTAATTAGACTTATGGAATACCTTAATCTTTGGACTGTGCAGTGCTCTTCGGAAGCTTTTCCCCCTTACAAAATGTAAAAACTTAGTTCTTGCACATCAGTTGCTGAAAGGAAATCTGAAATGTGTTGTAGCTACTAAAAATGGATTTATAAACAAATTGGGGTAACAGGGACTGTAGCTGAAAACCTCAAATGGTGATACAAAACAAGATCATTAGCCCTAAGCGTCTGTTCATTATCTGTAGTGAAAAAGGTAACGTTATATTGGAGAATTCTGATGTGATCAATGGATGGGTAGTGCAGATTTCATGTTAACAGTCCTAACTCTTAACCTAATCTGTTAAATTAtgtcctgaattctgacttgaaaCAGTAAGGTCAGGGACTTTCTTTTAGTGCCTTTTGATAAACATCTGTGAggtgttgtttggttgggttggttttttgagTGCGTTGCGTGGGTAGTGAGACtgtaaaaaaataccttctttggCAGCATATGAGTAAATATGGAAAGCatcttgaagatgtccctgcttactgcaggggggggtttaaaggtccct of the Larus michahellis chromosome 2, bLarMic1.1, whole genome shotgun sequence genome contains:
- the NDUFS6 gene encoding NADH dehydrogenase [ubiquinone] iron-sulfur protein 6, mitochondrial, whose protein sequence is MAAPGATFRRLLPLGRWLPSRTLPAAAARAYGVRASATGELVTHTGQVYEEKDYRRVRFVGRQKEVNKNFAIDLIAEQPVSAVESRVISCDGGGGALGHPKVYINLDKDTKTGTCGYCGLQFKQKHH